The Nitrospirales bacterium genome includes a window with the following:
- a CDS encoding autotransporter-associated beta strand repeat-containing protein: protein MRQGGNLTIQDGSFANSSVTAGAAGGVDSTAGQALGGVLFVDVVTPLWDISSGYTLILPEAIAGTGGLSKQGLGTLALGSSNPFTGATNIIAGTLQLFGSGALGNGNAVTLGASGTLDLNDVSTTIGSLTGSGAALLGTGTLTVGDATSTTFAGILSETGSLVKQGTGTLTLSGANTYSGATNITAGILQLNGSGTLGVGSAVTLGASGTLDLNDVSATIGSLTGSGAALLGTGTLTVGDATSTTFAGILSEAGSLVKQGTGTLTLSGANTYSGGTTVTSAGNDDLAARQHHQQRSGHV from the coding sequence GTGAGACAAGGCGGAAACCTGACTATCCAAGATGGAAGCTTTGCCAATAGCTCGGTGACGGCTGGCGCGGCTGGAGGTGTAGACTCGACAGCTGGCCAGGCATTGGGCGGTGTGTTATTCGTCGATGTGGTGACGCCACTGTGGGATATCAGCTCCGGCTATACATTGATATTACCGGAAGCAATCGCGGGGACCGGAGGATTGAGTAAGCAAGGTCTCGGCACACTCGCGCTGGGCAGTTCAAATCCATTTACTGGCGCAACGAACATTATCGCCGGCACCCTACAACTCTTTGGTAGTGGTGCACTAGGCAATGGCAATGCCGTCACCCTGGGCGCCAGCGGCACCCTGGACTTGAATGATGTCAGTACCACCATCGGCTCGTTGACCGGCTCCGGGGCCGCCCTGCTCGGCACCGGCACCTTGACCGTCGGCGACGCCACCAGCACCACCTTCGCCGGCATCCTCAGCGAGACCGGGAGCCTCGTCAAACAGGGCACCGGCACGTTGACCCTCAGCGGTGCGAACACCTACTCCGGCGCCACCAACATCACGGCCGGCATCCTGCAACTCAACGGCAGCGGCACCCTGGGGGTCGGCAGTGCCGTCACCCTGGGCGCCAGCGGCACCCTGGACTTGAATGATGTCAGCGCTACCATCGGCTCGTTGACCGGCTCCGGGGCCGCCCTGCTCGGCACCGGCACCTTGACCGTCGGCGACGCCACCAGCACCACCTTCGCCGGCATCCTCAGCGAGGCCGGGAGCCTCGTCAAACAAGGCACCGGCACGTTGACCCTCAGCGGTGCGAACACCTACTCCGGCGGCACCACCGTGACTTCTGCAGGGAACGACGACCTCGCTGCAAGGCAACATCACCAACAACGCAGCGGTCACGTTTGA
- a CDS encoding autotransporter-associated beta strand repeat-containing protein codes for MNDVSTTIGSLTGSGAALLGTGTLTVGDATSTTFAGILSETGSLVKQGTGTLTLSGANTYSGGTTVSAGLLQGTTTSLQGNITNNAAVTFDQAGSGTYAGILSTTFAGILSGTGALTKTGTGTVTLSGANTFTGATNITAGTLQLSGSGTLGSAVPSSWAPAAPWT; via the coding sequence TTGAATGATGTCAGTACCACCATCGGCTCGTTGACCGGCTCCGGGGCCGCCCTGCTCGGCACCGGCACCTTGACCGTCGGCGACGCCACCAGCACCACCTTCGCCGGCATCCTCAGCGAGACCGGGAGCCTCGTCAAACAGGGCACCGGCACGTTGACCCTCAGCGGTGCGAACACCTACTCCGGCGGCACCACCGTGAGCGCCGGCCTTCTGCAGGGAACGACGACCTCGCTGCAAGGCAACATCACCAACAACGCGGCGGTCACGTTTGATCAGGCAGGGTCCGGCACCTATGCGGGCATCCTCAGCACCACCTTCGCCGGCATCCTCAGCGGGACCGGCGCACTGACGAAAACGGGAACGGGAACGGTCACACTCTCGGGTGCCAATACCTTCACCGGCGCCACCAACATCACGGCCGGCACCCTCCAACTCAGCGGCAGCGGCACCCTGGGGTCGGCAGTGCCGTCATCCTGGGCGCCAGCGGCACCCTGGACTTGA
- a CDS encoding autotransporter-associated beta strand repeat-containing protein — MNDVSTTIGSLTGSGAALLGTGTLTVGDATSTTFAGILSETGSLVKQGTGTLTLSGANTFTGATNITAGALQLSGSGTLGVGSAVTLAPAAPGLE, encoded by the coding sequence TTGAATGATGTCAGTACCACCATCGGCTCGTTGACCGGCTCCGGGGCCGCCCTGCTCGGCACCGGCACCTTGACCGTCGGCGACGCCACCAGCACCACCTTCGCCGGCATCCTCAGCGAGACCGGGAGCCTCGTCAAACAGGGCACTGGCACGTTGACTCTCAGTGGCGCCAACACCTTCACCGGCGCCACCAACATCACGGCCGGCGCCCTCCAACTCAGCGGCAGCGGCACCCTGGGGGTCGGCAGTGCCGTCACCCTGGCGCCAGCGGCACCTGGACTTGAATGA
- a CDS encoding response regulator, translating into MEPPATAMNDTPTIPKILIVDDKLSLIQGIKRNVRNEFEIEAALSGEEALEIVSQKGPFAVVVSDMQMGGMNGVEFLGKLRKLAPDTTRMMLTGNADMRTAIDSVNDGHIFRFIEKPCGPEIYIPALRAGVEQYRLVMAQTELLKDTLNGCIRVLGEILSLLNPEAFSRASRIQRSVKLTAAQLDLPDIWMYEMAAILSQIGCVIIPETIMQKVHMDESLTKDEYELFAQHPLIAFDLLRKIPRMEEVARMVASQEKLFDGGGCPRDGKKGDEIPIGSRILRIALDYDALIGRGIDHAEAVKQLSLREGWYDPAILESFHQTCVIEVTYIEQRVHLDDLKPYMLLAQEVRDTEGTLLVPKGLETTPLLISRLKNFHKMRNINEHVQALVPETQPLESELAEAGTAKKS; encoded by the coding sequence ATGGAACCACCAGCAACGGCCATGAACGACACACCTACTATCCCTAAAATTCTTATCGTTGACGATAAGCTCTCGCTCATCCAAGGAATCAAGAGAAACGTCCGAAACGAATTCGAGATTGAAGCGGCATTAAGTGGAGAAGAAGCACTGGAAATCGTCAGCCAAAAAGGACCCTTTGCGGTCGTCGTCAGTGACATGCAAATGGGGGGGATGAATGGTGTCGAATTCTTGGGGAAACTTCGAAAACTTGCACCTGACACCACTCGTATGATGTTGACAGGCAATGCCGATATGCGGACGGCGATTGATTCCGTGAACGATGGCCACATCTTTCGTTTTATCGAGAAGCCCTGTGGACCAGAAATCTATATTCCAGCTTTACGGGCAGGCGTTGAACAATATCGTCTGGTCATGGCGCAAACCGAGCTATTGAAAGATACATTGAATGGCTGTATTCGAGTGCTTGGGGAAATTTTATCCCTACTCAACCCCGAAGCATTTAGTCGTGCATCCCGCATTCAACGGAGTGTTAAGCTGACCGCGGCTCAATTAGACCTTCCGGACATTTGGATGTACGAGATGGCGGCCATCCTGTCGCAGATAGGATGTGTGATTATTCCGGAAACCATCATGCAAAAGGTCCATATGGACGAATCGCTCACGAAAGACGAATATGAATTATTCGCCCAACACCCGCTCATTGCCTTCGACCTGCTCAGGAAAATCCCGCGAATGGAGGAAGTGGCTCGAATGGTCGCATCGCAGGAGAAATTGTTTGATGGGGGAGGATGTCCACGAGACGGGAAAAAAGGCGACGAGATTCCGATCGGATCTCGAATTTTGAGAATTGCCCTGGATTATGACGCGCTGATCGGCCGTGGGATTGACCACGCCGAAGCCGTCAAACAACTGAGTCTTCGAGAAGGATGGTATGACCCCGCCATCCTTGAGAGTTTTCATCAGACATGTGTCATTGAAGTGACCTACATCGAGCAACGCGTTCATCTAGACGACCTGAAACCCTACATGCTTCTGGCGCAAGAAGTGCGCGATACGGAAGGCACATTATTGGTGCCGAAAGGACTCGAAACGACTCCGCTTTTAATCTCGCGTTTGAAGAATTTTCACAAAATGCGAAACATTAACGAGCATGTTCAAGCCCTGGTTCCCGAAACCCAGCCCCTGGAGTCAGAACTCGCAGAGGCCGGTACGGCCAAAAAATCATAG
- a CDS encoding autotransporter domain-containing protein yields the protein MTLSGANTFTGATNITAGTLQLSGSGTLGVGSAVTLGASGTLDLNDVSATIGSLTGSGAALLGTGTLTVGDTTSTTFAGILSETGSLVKQGTGTLTLSGANTYSGGTTVSAGTLRGTTTSLQGDITNNATVTFDQAGSGTYAGILSGTGALTKTGTGTITLSGANTFTGGTTVSAGTLRGTTTSLQGDITNNAMVTFDQAGSGTYTGVLSGTGALTKTGTGTVMLSGANTYAGTTTISAGRLEVNGSLVGPVTNQTGGTLSGIGQIGTFENFGQVAPGNSIGTLVVNGNFTSQANSEYEVEIDPNGNSDLIQVTGSATLNGGIVEVQPLGSGFIPGTDYTILTAAGGVSGTLGSLSHNFAFLTPTLTHLSHSVLLRLTRNSINFADLADTSNQLAVATKLDTLSAGATGDMDSVINMLWGLNADQARDAFRQIGTGAQFKGSLISAVETSTNLYLQTLRRRAWGLRQGRKQTLQDLQAQSFTSQSGHTDLDQAIGTFRLPGTVDRSPFHHTTGEFPLWKPGFWMQGLGVYGKLSDGSNIAGFEFHNEGVLLGVDKRLGSSWLFGIVGGYTTTNVTFEGTPNTHTIDSYLLGLYSSFSRGAPYIDSGVTLAFNHYDNERHIAFGTLDRTAASTFNGYKASMYLESGHRWSSHYMEIQPLLALHYSYLHQQGSTESGAQSLNLSVDDFTAHSFRTSLGLRVAIPVYLGPETEVIGDIWGRWNRKIFESDYELSARFADVPSHVFRIQSYQPRENRGILGTSIMGSLGSRYQVGMSYYSQISDRLVTHTLTGNIGFSW from the coding sequence TTGACTCTCAGTGGCGCCAACACCTTCACCGGCGCCACCAACATCACGGCCGGCACCCTCCAACTCAGCGGCAGCGGCACCCTGGGGGTCGGCAGTGCCGTCACCCTGGGCGCCAGCGGCACCCTGGACTTGAATGATGTCAGCGCCACCATCGGCTCGTTGACCGGCTCCGGGGCCGCCCTCCTTGGCACCGGCACCTTGACCGTCGGCGACACCACCAGCACCACCTTCGCCGGCATCCTCAGCGAGACCGGGAGCCTCGTCAAACAAGGCACCGGCACCTTAACCCTCAGCGGTGCGAACACCTACTCCGGCGGCACCACCGTGAGCGCCGGCACACTGCGGGGAACGACGACCTCGCTGCAAGGGGATATCACGAACAACGCGACGGTGACGTTTGACCAGGCGGGGTCTGGCACCTATGCGGGCATCCTCAGCGGAACCGGTGCGCTGACGAAAACGGGAACGGGGACGATCACACTCTCAGGCGCCAACACCTTCACCGGCGGCACCACGGTGAGCGCCGGCACACTGCGGGGAACGACGACCTCGCTGCAAGGGGATATCACGAACAACGCGATGGTGACGTTTGATCAAGCGGGGTCTGGCACCTATACGGGCGTACTCAGCGGAACCGGTGCGCTGACGAAAACAGGGACGGGGACGGTCATGCTCTCAGGCGCCAACACGTATGCGGGAACAACCACGATTTCGGCGGGAAGGCTTGAAGTGAACGGTTCTCTGGTAGGACCGGTCACCAACCAAACAGGAGGTACGCTCTCAGGAATTGGACAGATTGGGACATTCGAAAATTTCGGACAAGTTGCGCCGGGAAACTCAATAGGAACATTAGTGGTCAATGGCAACTTTACCAGCCAGGCCAATAGCGAGTATGAAGTCGAAATCGACCCCAATGGAAATTCTGACCTGATACAAGTGACCGGTTCAGCCACGCTCAATGGTGGCATCGTGGAGGTTCAGCCATTGGGATCAGGTTTCATCCCAGGGACCGACTATACCATCCTGACTGCGGCTGGAGGAGTGAGCGGTACACTGGGCTCTCTGTCTCACAATTTCGCATTTCTCACTCCAACGTTAACCCATCTCAGTCATAGTGTACTGTTACGTCTTACACGTAATTCCATAAACTTTGCGGATCTTGCTGACACCAGTAACCAGCTAGCTGTCGCGACCAAACTCGACACCCTCAGCGCCGGAGCTACCGGCGACATGGATTCCGTTATCAATATGCTTTGGGGGCTGAACGCCGATCAAGCGCGCGATGCATTCAGACAGATTGGAACAGGTGCTCAATTTAAGGGAAGTCTTATCTCAGCAGTTGAGACATCGACAAATCTGTATTTGCAAACCTTGAGGCGGCGCGCTTGGGGGTTACGGCAGGGACGGAAGCAAACACTGCAGGACCTTCAAGCACAATCCTTTACCTCTCAGAGTGGACATACCGATCTCGACCAAGCCATCGGGACATTTCGGTTACCAGGCACGGTCGATCGGTCGCCCTTTCATCACACGACAGGCGAGTTTCCCCTATGGAAGCCTGGGTTCTGGATGCAGGGACTCGGTGTCTATGGGAAACTTTCTGATGGCTCCAACATCGCCGGTTTTGAGTTTCACAACGAAGGCGTACTGTTAGGTGTGGACAAACGATTAGGCTCCTCCTGGCTCTTCGGGATAGTTGGAGGATACACCACCACCAATGTCACGTTCGAGGGTACGCCGAATACTCACACTATCGATAGTTATCTCTTGGGGCTTTACAGCAGTTTCTCACGAGGAGCACCGTATATTGATAGCGGAGTCACGCTCGCCTTTAATCATTACGATAACGAACGTCATATCGCGTTTGGTACGCTCGACCGGACGGCAGCCTCGACATTCAATGGGTATAAAGCATCCATGTATCTTGAGTCAGGACATCGTTGGTCTTCTCATTACATGGAAATTCAACCATTGCTGGCACTCCACTACTCCTACCTGCACCAACAAGGAAGCACTGAATCAGGCGCTCAATCTTTAAACCTATCCGTCGATGATTTTACGGCCCACTCATTCCGCACATCACTTGGTCTTCGAGTCGCGATACCCGTCTACCTAGGTCCAGAGACGGAAGTGATAGGCGATATCTGGGGAAGGTGGAATCGAAAGATTTTTGAGAGTGATTACGAGTTGTCGGCCAGGTTTGCTGATGTTCCGAGTCACGTGTTTCGTATTCAATCCTACCAGCCACGAGAGAATCGAGGGATTCTCGGAACGAGCATTATGGGGAGCCTAGGATCGAGGTACCAAGTTGGGATGAGTTATTACTCCCAAATTAGCGATCGTTTGGTGACACACACCCTGACGGGAAACATTGGATTTTCATGGTAA
- a CDS encoding ATP-binding protein — protein MNQSPFCPRILVIDENRDIHDDFRKILGHDQSQVVSFDAFDASLSDDTATVTHEQTLSFDLQFAQQGEEGFEMVKRAIEEDCPFSLAFVDKERSPGWDSLETISHILRVDPKIQVVISSAYSGYLWSDIVQRLGILDNLLIIKKPFDEVEILQLAHALTKKWSLQKENDASFAVLDHVIQERSSELEEATFHLKQEIEQRKHIEVELRLAHKLESVGRLAAGVAHEINTPTQFIGDNLCFLKDALADIFRLIQEFHVLLEALGKREDFSDLTRHVHQCMDDIQLPYLVEEIPRAVTDAFAGNSHVADIVGAMKEFSYPGTKIKEQTDLNALIRNVILVASNEWKHVAYLEAHLDPSLPAIPCLPQEFRQCILNLLVNAAHAISALHTGGGERGTIVVTTQLKDEMVEVTLSDSGVGIPEEIQDKIFDPFFTTKPVGKGTGQGLSIVHSIIVDKLRGRLSFQTAKEKGTTFVITLPVNAISEHLSVAMV, from the coding sequence ATGAATCAGAGTCCTTTTTGTCCACGAATCCTCGTCATCGATGAAAATCGAGATATTCATGATGATTTTAGGAAGATTCTTGGCCATGACCAATCCCAGGTGGTCTCCTTCGATGCATTCGATGCGTCCCTATCCGACGATACCGCTACGGTTACTCATGAACAGACCCTCTCGTTCGATCTACAGTTTGCTCAACAGGGAGAGGAAGGCTTTGAAATGGTCAAGCGCGCCATTGAAGAGGATTGTCCATTTTCATTGGCATTTGTCGATAAGGAAAGGTCCCCTGGGTGGGATAGCCTCGAGACCATTTCGCATATTCTGAGGGTTGATCCCAAAATTCAGGTCGTCATCAGTTCAGCCTATTCCGGTTATCTTTGGAGCGATATCGTTCAGCGCCTGGGCATTCTTGATAATCTGTTAATCATCAAAAAACCCTTTGATGAGGTCGAAATCCTACAATTGGCCCATGCGTTGACCAAAAAATGGTCGCTTCAAAAAGAAAACGACGCCTCGTTCGCGGTGCTTGATCATGTCATCCAGGAACGGAGCAGTGAGTTGGAAGAAGCCACGTTCCATCTGAAGCAAGAAATCGAACAACGTAAACACATCGAGGTCGAGCTTCGATTGGCGCATAAGCTGGAGTCAGTCGGGCGATTGGCGGCAGGGGTCGCTCATGAGATCAACACGCCGACACAGTTTATTGGTGACAATCTCTGCTTTCTGAAAGACGCCTTGGCCGACATTTTTCGTCTCATCCAAGAATTCCATGTTCTCTTGGAGGCCCTCGGAAAACGTGAGGACTTCTCCGATCTGACGCGACACGTTCACCAATGTATGGACGATATTCAACTGCCGTACCTCGTCGAAGAAATTCCGAGAGCCGTAACAGACGCCTTTGCGGGAAATTCACATGTCGCCGACATCGTCGGCGCGATGAAGGAGTTCTCGTATCCTGGGACCAAGATCAAGGAACAGACCGATCTCAACGCCCTGATTCGGAATGTGATTCTTGTGGCCAGTAATGAGTGGAAACATGTCGCGTACCTCGAAGCTCATCTGGATCCCTCCCTTCCGGCTATTCCTTGCTTGCCCCAGGAATTCAGACAATGCATCTTGAATCTTCTCGTCAATGCTGCGCATGCGATTTCGGCGCTTCACACGGGGGGAGGAGAAAGGGGCACGATCGTCGTTACCACGCAATTGAAAGACGAAATGGTCGAAGTCACCCTGTCTGATTCTGGGGTTGGTATTCCTGAAGAAATTCAGGATAAAATTTTTGATCCCTTCTTTACGACGAAACCTGTTGGCAAGGGGACGGGGCAAGGCCTGTCTATTGTCCATTCGATCATCGTCGATAAGCTGCGTGGCCGGCTCTCGTTTCAAACCGCGAAGGAGAAAGGTACGACATTTGTGATCACGTTGCCAGTCAACGCGATATCAGAACATCTCTCCGTTGCGATGGTTTGA
- a CDS encoding beta-propeller fold lactonase family protein — MKMFFHSVKNFIGTAVLVTTLGITGLADAIVYTASNEISGNDVIAFDIDSRGNLSEIGRFPTGGTGTGTPLGNQAALMTDASDRWMFVVSPGSGEITSFRLQPDGLQFVNKLPSGGFRPLSVTVFGTLVYVLNEGSGDEQDSRRMRYDNLSGFRFTGGGILVPIPDSTRIIDRTQLTAPAQIGFNKSGTVLLITEKATNTLTTFVMRRNGTPRRRPEKRLSFIPTPFGFAFGDRDFVFVTEANNGGPGMTVSYRIDRETGEVSGRVGSLEQGTATCWTVLSSDQTVGYATNTGDGTVSLYRAGFGGDMEYFFPANQDTPIPTGAGVRDVVLTQNNQFLVTLNNGDGAIRAFFVNPTGAIAPRGTAPVPGSVTGLVAR, encoded by the coding sequence ATGAAGATGTTTTTCCATTCTGTAAAAAATTTCATTGGGACAGCCGTGCTAGTCACAACGCTTGGAATCACTGGATTGGCCGATGCGATCGTCTATACCGCCAGCAATGAGATCAGCGGCAACGATGTCATTGCGTTCGATATCGACAGTCGAGGAAATCTCTCTGAAATCGGCCGATTCCCCACGGGTGGGACTGGCACGGGGACTCCGCTGGGAAATCAAGCCGCATTGATGACTGATGCCAGCGATCGCTGGATGTTCGTGGTCAGCCCAGGCAGTGGGGAGATCACCAGTTTTCGCTTGCAGCCGGACGGATTGCAGTTTGTGAACAAACTGCCGTCTGGCGGGTTTCGGCCGTTAAGCGTCACGGTATTCGGCACGTTGGTCTATGTGTTAAATGAGGGAAGCGGAGACGAACAGGATTCCCGGCGCATGCGCTATGATAATCTGAGCGGATTTCGCTTTACCGGTGGCGGGATTCTTGTCCCGATTCCCGATTCCACACGCATCATCGATCGTACACAACTCACTGCGCCAGCGCAGATCGGCTTTAATAAATCGGGAACCGTGTTACTCATCACGGAAAAAGCCACGAATACGCTGACGACGTTCGTTATGCGACGGAATGGCACGCCAAGACGACGACCGGAAAAACGGCTGTCGTTTATTCCGACCCCGTTCGGATTTGCGTTTGGTGATCGGGATTTCGTCTTTGTCACGGAAGCCAACAATGGCGGCCCCGGTATGACCGTCTCCTACCGGATCGATCGAGAAACCGGTGAAGTATCAGGAAGAGTGGGCTCGCTGGAGCAGGGGACTGCGACGTGCTGGACGGTCCTCTCCAGCGATCAGACGGTCGGCTATGCGACCAATACCGGGGATGGCACGGTTTCGTTGTATCGAGCAGGTTTTGGCGGCGACATGGAATATTTTTTTCCAGCCAACCAGGATACGCCTATCCCGACGGGAGCTGGGGTGCGTGATGTCGTGTTAACCCAAAATAACCAGTTTTTGGTCACGCTCAATAACGGAGACGGGGCAATTCGCGCATTTTTCGTGAATCCCACCGGCGCCATTGCGCCACGAGGGACCGCGCCGGTTCCTGGAAGCGTCACGGGGTTAGTCGCCAGGTAG
- a CDS encoding response regulator transcription factor: MSKNPQRIRLILIDENELMRTGMRTVLEKTAEFEIACEYDTPEDSLSAKSTEPVDILIWAISPENVNPLKTYRQLAKRYTHAKFMLLACSAEKQVFLTVSHMEDTSCMLKNIKAAELIRCLRLLHTGIPVLSSNLSDLLLQEAQWRSNAGHHDQSSMETMTEKEKHIAVMIAQGLTNKEIAENLNLSEKTIKNYISHLFGKLHVTRRSQIASLIGSGKLLSSKS, from the coding sequence ATGAGCAAAAACCCTCAACGCATTCGACTTATCTTGATCGATGAAAACGAATTGATGCGCACAGGCATGCGTACGGTCCTTGAAAAAACAGCCGAATTTGAGATTGCCTGTGAATATGACACACCGGAAGATTCACTATCCGCGAAGTCGACAGAGCCGGTCGACATTCTGATCTGGGCGATCTCTCCAGAAAACGTCAATCCTCTAAAAACATATCGACAGCTCGCTAAGCGGTATACTCATGCCAAATTCATGTTGCTGGCGTGCAGCGCAGAAAAACAGGTGTTCCTGACAGTCTCTCACATGGAGGATACCAGCTGCATGCTCAAAAATATCAAAGCCGCGGAGCTGATCAGATGTCTTCGATTACTCCACACAGGGATACCGGTACTTTCGTCGAATCTCTCCGACCTGCTTTTGCAGGAAGCGCAGTGGCGTTCGAACGCCGGGCATCATGACCAATCAAGCATGGAGACAATGACCGAAAAAGAAAAACACATTGCCGTCATGATTGCACAGGGACTCACGAATAAAGAAATCGCGGAGAATCTGAATTTGAGTGAGAAAACAATCAAAAACTACATCTCGCATCTGTTCGGCAAGCTGCACGTCACTCGACGGAGTCAAATTGCTTCACTGATAGGATCAGGGAAACTTCTAAGCAGTAAATCCTAA
- a CDS encoding PEP-CTERM sorting domain-containing protein (PEP-CTERM proteins occur, often in large numbers, in the proteomes of bacteria that also encode an exosortase, a predicted intramembrane cysteine proteinase. The presence of a PEP-CTERM domain at a protein's C-terminus predicts cleavage within the sorting domain, followed by covalent anchoring to some some component of the (usually Gram-negative) cell surface. Many PEP-CTERM proteins exhibit an unusual sequence composition that includes large numbers of potential glycosylation sites. Expression of one such protein has been shown restore the ability of a bacterium to form floc, a type of biofilm.), translated as MSADLHAATLRFTSDSAFQAALPGPASVVNFDNVNAGTPIFEGVPFQGMTFMSNVDTVPGRAGLLVSAQFLTTSPLNFLGVDDGFTNEFLFGDELTLDFTDPIQAIGLSLVAAPRATLANDFLLVAGGGSVFNTDIPEQTLFDGGEVFFLGLISDQPFRTAQIISFGDQLDTALGFNIDDITSVSSANPAAVPEPSALLLLGTGLLMLGGIAQRKRQSHAKLMGTPDGLTSLPSDEP; from the coding sequence ATGAGTGCTGACCTCCATGCCGCAACTCTGCGCTTCACGAGCGATTCTGCATTTCAGGCGGCGTTGCCGGGTCCGGCATCCGTAGTCAATTTCGACAACGTCAATGCGGGTACACCGATTTTTGAAGGGGTTCCCTTTCAAGGCATGACCTTTATGAGTAACGTCGACACTGTGCCCGGGCGAGCTGGATTACTCGTTTCAGCGCAGTTTCTGACGACCTCACCACTTAATTTTCTGGGCGTGGATGATGGGTTTACGAATGAATTCCTGTTCGGCGATGAACTGACCTTGGATTTTACCGATCCAATACAGGCCATTGGCCTGTCACTTGTCGCTGCCCCTCGCGCTACTCTGGCCAATGATTTCTTACTCGTAGCGGGAGGAGGTAGCGTGTTCAATACAGACATTCCAGAGCAAACCCTGTTCGATGGGGGCGAAGTGTTCTTTTTAGGGCTGATCAGCGATCAGCCATTCAGGACAGCGCAGATAATCAGCTTTGGCGATCAACTGGACACAGCTCTCGGGTTTAATATCGACGATATCACCTCTGTGTCTTCGGCGAATCCCGCAGCAGTCCCGGAACCATCCGCGTTGCTCCTGCTTGGCACGGGCTTGCTGATGCTTGGAGGGATCGCACAAAGAAAAAGACAGAGCCATGCAAAACTTATGGGAACGCCTGACGGGCTCACATCGCTTCCATCTGACGAACCCTAA